From a single Glycine soja cultivar W05 chromosome 19, ASM419377v2, whole genome shotgun sequence genomic region:
- the LOC114398148 gene encoding receptor protein kinase-like protein ZAR1, translating into MFPLVVLLFLACNFHVAPVSSLTVEGSVLLALKKSIITDPEGSLSNWNSSDDTPCSWNGITCKDQSVVSISIPKRKLHGVLPSELGSLSHLRHLNLRNNNLFGDLPVGLFEAQGLQSLVLYGNSLSGSVPNEIGKLRYLQALDLSQNFYNGSLPAAIVQCKRLRTLVLSHNNFTGPLPDGFGGGLSSLEKLDLSFNEFNGLIPSDMGKLSSLQGTVDLSHNHFSGSIPASLGNLPEKVYIDLTYNNLSGPIPQTGALMNRGPTAFIGNSGLCGPPLKNLCAPDTHGASSPSSFPVLPDNYPPQDSDDGFVKSGKSKRLSKGAVVGIVVGDIVGICLLGLLFSYCYSRVWGFTQDQEEKGFDKGRRLRKECLCFRKDESETLSDHDEQYDLVPLDAQVAFDLDELLKASAFVLGKSEIGIVYKVVLEEGLNLAVRRLGEGGSQRFKEFQTEVEAIGKLRHPNIVTLRAYYWSVDEKLLIYDYVPNGSLATAIHGKAGLATFTPLSWSVRVKIMKGVAKGLVYLHEFSLKKYVHGDLKPGNILLGHSQEPCISDFGLGRLANIAGGSPTLQSNRVAAEKSQERQRSLSTEVTTSILGNGYQAPETLKVVKPSQKWDVYSYGVILLELITGRLPIVQVGNSEMDLVQWIQCCIDEKKPLSDVLDLYLAEDADKEEEIIAVLKIAIACVHSSPEKRPIMRHVLDVLDRLSIPSD; encoded by the exons ATGTTCCCTTTGGTTGTGTTGCTTTTTCTTGCGTGCAATTTTCATGTTGCACCTGTGAGCTCTTTGACCGTTGAAGGCTCTGTGCTTTTGGCACTGAAGAAGTCCATCATCACAGACCCTGAAGGGTCACTGAGTAACTGGAACTCTTCTGATGACACCCCTTGTTCATGGAATGGGATCACATGCAAGGACCAAAGTGTTGTCTCCATTAGTATCCCAAAGAGGAAGCTTCATGGGGTTCTTCCCTCAGAGCTAGGGTCACTTTCCCATCTCCGACATCTGAATTTGAGGAACAATAACCTCTTTGGGGACTTGCCTGTTGGGCTCTTTGAAGCTCAAGGACTTCAGAGTTTGGTGCTTTATGGAAATTCCTTATCTGGGTCTGTTCCAAACGAGATTGGGAAGCTCAGGTACCTTCAAGCTCTAGATTTGTCACAGAATTTCTATAATGGGTCTTTACCTGCTGCAATAGTCCAATGCAAGAGGCTCAGAACACTGGTTCTTAGTCATAACAATTTCACAGGTCCTCTGCCAGATGGGTTTGGTGGTGGCTTGTCTTCTCTGGAAAAACTTGACCTTTCTTTCAATGAATTCAATGGTTTAATTCCTAGTGACATGGGAAAGCTGTCAAGCCTGCAAGGCACTGTTGATTTGTCTCATAATCATTTCAGTGGTTCAATCCCAGCAAGTCTTGGTAATTTGCCTGAGAAGGTTTACATTGATCTCACTTACAACAATTTAAGTGGTCCAATACCTCAGACTGGTGCTTTGATGAATAGAGGACCAACTGCTTTTATTGGCAATTCTGGTCTTTGTGGCCCACCTTTGAAGAATCTGTGTGCCCCAGATACTCATGGTGCCAGTTCACCTTCCTCTTTTCCAGTTTTGCCTGATAATTACCCACCTCAGGATAGTGATGATGGTTTTGTGAAAAGTGGGAAAAGTAAAAGGCTAAGTAAGGGTGCTGTGGTTGGGATTGTTGTGGGGGATATAGTTGGAATTTGCCTTTTGGGTTTGCTGTTCTCTTACTGCTACTCAAGGGTTTGGGGTTTTACTCAGGATCAGGAGGAAAAGGGTTTTGACAAGGGAAGGAGATTGAGGAAGGAGTGCTTATGCTTCAGGAAGGATGAATCTGAGACCCTATCCGATCATGATGAACAATATGATCTTGTCCCATTAGATGCTCAAGTGGCCTTCGATTTGGATGAGCTTCTTAAGGCTTCAGCTTTTGTTCTTGGAAAGAGTGAAATAGGGATTGTCTACAAAGTTGTGCTTGAAGAAGGGCTCAACTTGGCTGTGAGAAGATTAGGGGAGGGAGGTTCTCAAAGGTTTAAAGAGTTCCAAACGGAAGTTGAAGCAATAGGAAAGTTAAGGCATCCGAATATTGTTACTCTGAGAGCCTATTACTGGTCTGTTGATGAGAAGCTTCTCATCTATGATTATGTTCCCAATGGAAGCCTTGCTACAGCAATACATG GGAAAGCTGGACTTGCCACATTTACACCACTATCTTGGTCTGTTAGAGTGAAAATCATGAAGGGAGTTGCAAAAGGATTGGTCTACCTGCATGAATTTAGTCTAAAAAAATATGTCCATGGAGACCTGAAGCCTGGTAACATACTGTTAGGACATAGCCAGGAGCCCTGCATTTCCGATTTCGGTCTTGGACGCCTTGCTAACATTGCTGGAGGGTCTCCAACCTTGCAATCCAACAGAGTTGCTGCGGAGAAATCGCAAGAAAGACAGAGGAGTTTATCCACAGAAGTTACAACTAGTATTTTGGGAAATGGTTATCAAGCTCCAGAAACACTGAAAGTGGTGAAGCCATCACAGAAGTGGGATGTTTACTCATATGGGGTGATCCTGCTAGAATTGATTACAGGAAGATTGCCTATTGTCCAAGTTGGTAACTCAGAAATGGACCTTGTTCAATGGATTCAGTGCTGCATTGATGAGAAGAAGCCACTCTCAGATGTATTAGATCTTTATTTAGCTGAAGATGCAGATAAGGAAGAGGAGATCATTGCAGTTTTGAAGATTGCAATTGCTTGTGTCCATAGCAGCCCAGAAAAGAGACCCATAATGAGGCATGTGCTTGATGTTTTGGATAGATTATCCATACCCTCTGATTAG